The Nitrosomonadales bacterium nucleotide sequence TCCAAAGGCTTTGCAGATCGCCGGCATGGCTGCGCCAGTGGCCTGCGTCAGGCTGTGCGCGATGATATCCGTGTCGATGATGCCAGCGTCGTGCTCCGCAAACAGCATGGCGGCGGTGCTTTTGCCGCAGCCTATTCCGCCGGTGAGTCCAATGTGAAGCTTGCCACGAGCCGGGGTGCTCATGGGGCGGCGAGCAAATGCAGATAGCTCTGCGTCAGGGCTTGTCCCCAGAACAGGGCAATCAGTCCGCCGCCGGCGAGATAGGGGCCGAAGGGGATGGGAATGTCCCGACCGTGCTTCACTGCGACGATCAGGGTGATACCTACTGCTGCGCCGACAAGGGAGGAGGACAGGATGATCAGAGGCAACATCTCCCACCCCAGCCAGGCGCCGAGCGCGGCGAGCAATTTGAAGTCGCCATAACCCATGCCTTCCTTTCCGGTGGCCAGTTTGAACAGCCAGTACACGCTCCACAAAGCGAGATAGCCGATGACCGCACCCAGCACTCCGCTATGCAGGCTGGTGAAGGTGCCGGACAGGTTGAACAGCAAGCCCGCCCAGATCAGCGGCATCGTGATGTCATCGGGGAGTAGTTGTGTATCGAAGTCGATGACCGTGAGTGCCAGCAGCGCCCATATGAGCAATAGTGCGCCGGCTGCCTGCCACCCGAAGCCGAAGTGCGCTGCCGCGCAGGCGCAAAGGATGCCGCTGGTTGCTTCGATGATCGGATAGCGGGGCGAGATGCGAGCGCCGCAGTCCTTGCATTTGCCGCGCAATGCCAGATAGCTGACGACAGGAATGTTCTCCCAAGCGCTGATGGCGTGATTGCAGTGAGGGCAGGCAGACCGGGGGGTGATGAGATTGTAGGTGGCCGAGGGTGTCGGTTCCTCGCCACGCAGTTCCGCGCATTGCTGCTGCCAATCGAGTTCCATCATCTTGGGCAACCGGTGTATCACCACGTTGAGGAAGCTACCGACCATCAGGCCCAGCACCAGGCATGTGCCGGTAAAGACGGGCGGCGAGGATTCAAGCAGGCGGAAGAATTCGATCATGTCAGCGGTTTCAGCCGGGGATGAAACACATGGAGATCATGCTATGCCGCCAGCTGTCATGGCCAAATGCGAGCAGGTGAGGGCGAATGGCTGCGCGCGCTTGCTGACACTGACGGCCATTAAACCACTTGGCCCATCTTGAAGATTGGCAGATACATCGCGATCACCATGCCGCCGATCAGCGTGCCGAGCACCACCATGATGATCGGTTCCATCAGGCTGGAGAGCGCTTCTACGGCATCGTCAACTTCGGCTTCGTAGAAATCGGCCACCTTGCTGAGCATGGAATCCAGCGAGCCGGCTTCTTCGCCGATCGCAGCCATCTGCAGAACCATGCTCGGGAATACCCCGGTATTTTGCATGGCTACGGTCAGGCTGTTACCGGTGGTGACCTCGCGCTGGATCTCCTTTGTGGCTACGTAGTAAACGTCATTACCCGCTGCACCGGCCACGGAATCGAACGCCTCCACCAGTGGTACGCCGGCAGCGAACATGGTGGCAAGCGTGCGTGACCAGCGTGCGATGCTGGCAATCTTGATCAGTCCGCCAAAGATGGGCAGTTTCAGCATGATCCTGTCCATGATTGCTTGCATTTTTCTGCTGCGCTTCCAGAAATAGAAGAAGGTATACAGACCGCCACCGATACCACCGAAAATAGCCCACCACCAAGCCACGAAGAACTCCGAGATGGCCATGACCAGAAGGGTCGGAGCCGGCAGGTCTGCACCAAAGCTGGAAAACAACTCCTTGAACGCGGGTATTACGAAGATCATGATGATGGCAGTGATACCGAAAGCGACCACGATGATAGAGACCGGGTAGAACAGCGCCGACTTGATCTTGCTTTTGATGGCTTCCGTCTTTTCCTTGTAGGTCGCCAGGCGATCCAGCAGACTGTCCAGAATGCCGGCCGCCTCGCCTGCTCCGACCAGGTTGCAGTACAGATCATCAAAGTATAGTGGGTACTTTCTAAAGGCTTGTTCCAGGCTGCTTCCGGTCTCCACATCGGTCTTGATGTCAAGCAGCAGGCGGGCCACGGAGGGGTTGCTGTGACCTTTGCCGACGATATCGAACGACTGCAGCAGCGGAACACCGGATTTCATCATGGTGGCCAGCTGGCGGGTGAACAGCGAGATATCCTTCGCGGTGACGGCCTGGGAGCTGGCACGCAGCCGCTTTACCTTTATGACGTTGATTCCCTGGCGGCGCAGGTGAGCGGATACGCTGGCCTCGCCCGGCGCGCGCATCTCACCCTTGACCAACTTGCCGGTTTTGTCCTTGCCTTCCCATGTATAGGAATATTCTTTTGCTTTCTGATCTTTTGGTGCGACAGCCATAGCGGTTTCCCTCGGGTCACTCTCTATTGTTGACGGGCATGATGCCGAGCTTTATGTCACTTGTAAAGCCGGAGCGGGGTTGCGCAAGGGACTGGTGACGAGTGTCGTGCGCATCACTTATCCATTCCGCCGTCCGTATTTCTGGGTTGTGCGGGGAAGATGCGCGCCACCTTGACGATACGATCCTGCATCTGGATGATTTCGATCGGATGCCCCGCGATTTTCAGGCTGGTGCCAGCCTCCGGTATGTCTTCAAGATGTTCAAGGATCAGGCCGTTGAGCGTTTTTGCGCCGTCCAGCGGGAAATGCAGCCCCAGCTTCCGGTTCAGCTCACGCAGGCTGCTGCTGCCTTCCAGCAGGAAACTGCCATCTTTCTGGCTCAGGAATTTTCCGGTTTGCGCGGGAGATTGCGTGGTGAACTCGCCGACGATCTCTTCCAGGATGTTTTCCAGCGTCACCAGACCAAGCAATTCGCCGTATTCATCCACCACCAACCCCAGTCGCCGGTGGCGCTCCTGAAACTGTTGCAATTGTTTGAGCAGGGGGGTGTCGGAAGGGATGAAATAGGGCGCCTTCAACAGTGCGCGAAGTTGATCCACGTCCAGTGACGCCTCCAGCAACAGGGATGGCACGCGCTTCAGGTGCAGAATACCGATCACATTGCTCGGGCTGTCCGCGTAGACCGGCAGCAAGGTATGGTGGCAGGTGATGATCTGCTGGCGCAGTTCGGCAGGTTCGGCGTTGATGTCGAGGGCTTCGATCTGGTTGCGCGGAACCATCACGTCATTGACGGTGATACGTTCCAGGTCGACCAGATTGAGCAACATCTTCTGATGTTTGCGCGGCAGAAAGTGTTCGGCATCCAGTACCAGCCCGCGTAACTCCTCCAGCGTCATCTTCTGCTTGCTCTGGTCGGTCTCGATTTTGATGCGCATCAGCCACAGCATGCCTTTTACGATGCCGCCTGCAATCGCAACAACGGGATGGAATAGTTTGATTAACGGGGTGAGTACATAACTTGCAGGTAATGCAACGCGTTCCGGATAGCTGGCGGCAATGATTTTGGGCATGATCTCGCTGAAGACCACGATTGCAAAAGTGAGTGTCAGTGTTCCGATCAGGATTGCCCAATCGTTCTGGCCGAACAGGCGCAGGATGATGATATTGGTCACCGCAGCGGCTGCGACGTTGAGCAATGTATTGCCCAGCAGGATGGAGCCCAGCAGTTTGTCAACCTTGCTGAGCAGATGATTGACCAGTTTGGCGCTGCGGTTGCCTTTACGTATCAGGCTGTTCAGGCGATAACGGTTGATTGCCATCATGCTGGTTTCCGAACCGGAAAAGAACGCGCTGCAGAGCAGCAGCAATAGCAGAATGCCGTACAGCGCGCCTAGAGAGATGTCATCCAAAACGATACCCGGTCATGATTGGTTACAGGAATGGTGTGCGAGCTGCGCATGGGTGTCAAGAAACCTTGGGGCTGTGCCGTAGCAACATCAGCACGCCGATAATTGCCATTGGTAAGCTTAGCCATTGGCCCATGCTCATGCCGAACGATAGCAGCCCGAGAAAATCGTCTGGCTCGCGCGTGAATTCAACCAGAAAACGGAAGCTGCCATAACCAGCCAGGAACAGGCCGGATATCACTCCGACAGGGCGAGGTTTGCGCGCATACCACCATAACAGCATGAACAACAACACGCCTTCCAGAGCGAATTCATACAATTGTGAGGGATGGCGCGCCACATCATCCACTTGCGGAAAGACCATTCCCCATGCGGCATCTGTCGGCCTGCCCCACAATTCGCCGTTGATGAAGTTGCCCAGTCGCCCGAACGCAAGACCGGGAGGCACCAGTGGCGCGATGAAGTCGGTCAGTTGCAGCCAGCGCATGTCGTGCTTGTGCGCGAACCATGCCATCGCCACCAGTACGCCCAGGAATCCGCCATGGAAGGACATGCCGCCTTGCCATACGGCGAATATGTCCAGGGGGTGGGCGGCGTAATAGGAGAATTTGTAGAACAGGATATAGCCCAGCCTGCCGCCCAGGATCACTCCAAGTACACCGTAGAACAGCAGATCATCGAGTTTTCTGGCATCAAGGCGCGAATCGCCCAATATGGCAATTCGCTTGCGGCCCAGCCACAGGAACGTCAGAAACCCGGCGAGGTACATCAGTCCATACCAGTGGATGGCGAGTGGGCCGAGTTGCAGGGCGACAGGATCGAATTGCGGATGAACGAGCATGTGCGAATCGGTTAGAATCATTACTCCGATTATACGTGCTTCATCTTCAGTTCAGAGGGATAACATGCCTCAATACCGTTCCCGCACTTCCACCCATGGTCGCAACATGGCCGGTGCCCGTTCCCTGTGGCGCGCCACAGGCATGCAGGAGGCCGATTTCGGCAAGCCCATCATCGCTATCGCCAATTCGTTCACCCAATTCGTGCCGGGTCATGTACACCTGCACAACATGGGGCAACTGGTGGCGCGCGAAATCGAGAAGGCGGGCGGCATCGCCAAGGAGTTCAACACTATCGCCATCGACGATGGCATCGCCATGGGCCACGACGGCATGCTGTACTCGTTGCCATCGCGCGACCTGATCGCCGACAGCGTGGAATACATGGTCAACGCGCACTGCGCCGATGCGCTGGTGTGCATCTCCAACTGCGACAAGATCACGCCCGGCATGCTGATGGCCGCGATGCGTCTCAATATCCCGGTGGTGTTCGTGTCCGGTGGGCCGATGGAAGCCGGCAAAGTGAATTGGCAAGGCAAGGTGAAGGGCCTCGACCTGGTGGATGCGATGGTCGCTGCCGCGGACAGTCGCATCAGCGATGAGGAGGTGGATGCCATTGAGCGATCAGCTTGTCCGACCTGCGGTTCCTGCTCCGGTATGTTCACCGCCAATTCGATGAACTGCCTGACCGAGGCGCTGGGGCTGAGTTTGCCGGGCAATGGTTCGCTGGTGGCGACCCACTCTGAGCGCAAGGAGTTGTTCCTGCGCGCGGGACGTTTGATCGTCGATCTGTGCAAACGTTATTACGAACAGGACGATGCCAGCATCCTGCCGCGCAGCATCGCCACCTTCAAAGCCTTCGAGAACGCGATGACGCTGGACATCGCCATGGGCGGTTCGACCAACACCGTGCTGCACCTGCTGGCTATCGCGCGCGAAGCGGGTGTGGACTTCACCATGAAGGACATGGACCGCCTGTCGCGCCATGTGCCCACCTTGTGCAAGGTCGCTCCGTCGTCCGAATACCATATGGAAGATGTGCACCGCGCGGGCGGTATCGTCGCCATCCTCGGTGAGCTGGATAGGGCCGGCTTGCTGCACGGCGAGGCCGGTTCCGTGCATAGCAATAACCTGCGCGAAGGCCTCAAACAATGGGACATCGCGCAGACCCAAGACGAAGCCGTGAAGAAGTTCTACCGTGCCGCACCCGGCGGCATCGCGACCACCATCGCGTTCTCGCAATCCATGCTGTATCCCGAACTGGATGCGGACCGCGCCAAAGGGTGCATCCGCGACAAGGCGCACGCCTATTCGCAGGACGGCGGTTTGGCGGTGTTGCATGGCAACATCGCGCTGGATGGATGCATTGTGAAGACGGCGGGCGTGGACGAGAGCATCCTCAAATTCACCGGGCGGGCGCGCGTGTTTGAAAGTCAGGACGCGGCGACTGCTGGCATCCTCGCCGACCAGATTGTTGCCGGCGATGTGGTCATCATCCGCTACGAAGGCCCCAAGGGCGGACCTGGGATGCAGGAGATGCTGTACCCGACTTCGTATCTGAAATCGAAGGGCTTGGGCAAAGTCTGCGCGCTGCTAACCGACGGACGCTTCTCCGGTGGTACCTCCGGCCTGAGTATCGGTCACGCCTCGCCGGAAGCTGCCAGCGGCGGCGCAATCGGACTGGTGGAAGAGGGTGATACCATCGAAATCGATATTCCGAACCGTAGTATCAACCTGATGATTTCGGATGCTGAACTGGAAAAACGCCGCACCACGATGGAGGCGAAAGGCAAGCAAGCCTGGAAACCAGCCACCGAGCGACCGCGCAAGGTGTCGGCGGCATTGCGAGCCTACGCTGCGATGGTGACTTCGGCTGATAAAGGTGCGGTGCGGGATGTGACGCAAATCGAGCGTTGATTTTTTGGCAGAGATGCCCGACGGCAGGTTATTGATAATATGGGAGAAGATCATGAGTGCAGCAGTATTGAATACGCAATTCGGCATCAAGGGACAACTGAGTTTTCGCGAAGATGCCAGC carries:
- a CDS encoding prepilin peptidase, with the protein product MIEFFRLLESSPPVFTGTCLVLGLMVGSFLNVVIHRLPKMMELDWQQQCAELRGEEPTPSATYNLITPRSACPHCNHAISAWENIPVVSYLALRGKCKDCGARISPRYPIIEATSGILCACAAAHFGFGWQAAGALLLIWALLALTVIDFDTQLLPDDITMPLIWAGLLFNLSGTFTSLHSGVLGAVIGYLALWSVYWLFKLATGKEGMGYGDFKLLAALGAWLGWEMLPLIILSSSLVGAAVGITLIVAVKHGRDIPIPFGPYLAGGGLIALFWGQALTQSYLHLLAAP
- a CDS encoding prolipoprotein diacylglyceryl transferase — its product is MLVHPQFDPVALQLGPLAIHWYGLMYLAGFLTFLWLGRKRIAILGDSRLDARKLDDLLFYGVLGVILGGRLGYILFYKFSYYAAHPLDIFAVWQGGMSFHGGFLGVLVAMAWFAHKHDMRWLQLTDFIAPLVPPGLAFGRLGNFINGELWGRPTDAAWGMVFPQVDDVARHPSQLYEFALEGVLLFMLLWWYARKPRPVGVISGLFLAGYGSFRFLVEFTREPDDFLGLLSFGMSMGQWLSLPMAIIGVLMLLRHSPKVS
- the ilvD gene encoding dihydroxy-acid dehydratase, with the translated sequence MPQYRSRTSTHGRNMAGARSLWRATGMQEADFGKPIIAIANSFTQFVPGHVHLHNMGQLVAREIEKAGGIAKEFNTIAIDDGIAMGHDGMLYSLPSRDLIADSVEYMVNAHCADALVCISNCDKITPGMLMAAMRLNIPVVFVSGGPMEAGKVNWQGKVKGLDLVDAMVAAADSRISDEEVDAIERSACPTCGSCSGMFTANSMNCLTEALGLSLPGNGSLVATHSERKELFLRAGRLIVDLCKRYYEQDDASILPRSIATFKAFENAMTLDIAMGGSTNTVLHLLAIAREAGVDFTMKDMDRLSRHVPTLCKVAPSSEYHMEDVHRAGGIVAILGELDRAGLLHGEAGSVHSNNLREGLKQWDIAQTQDEAVKKFYRAAPGGIATTIAFSQSMLYPELDADRAKGCIRDKAHAYSQDGGLAVLHGNIALDGCIVKTAGVDESILKFTGRARVFESQDAATAGILADQIVAGDVVIIRYEGPKGGPGMQEMLYPTSYLKSKGLGKVCALLTDGRFSGGTSGLSIGHASPEAASGGAIGLVEEGDTIEIDIPNRSINLMISDAELEKRRTTMEAKGKQAWKPATERPRKVSAALRAYAAMVTSADKGAVRDVTQIER
- a CDS encoding type II secretion system F family protein, whose translation is MAVAPKDQKAKEYSYTWEGKDKTGKLVKGEMRAPGEASVSAHLRRQGINVIKVKRLRASSQAVTAKDISLFTRQLATMMKSGVPLLQSFDIVGKGHSNPSVARLLLDIKTDVETGSSLEQAFRKYPLYFDDLYCNLVGAGEAAGILDSLLDRLATYKEKTEAIKSKIKSALFYPVSIIVVAFGITAIIMIFVIPAFKELFSSFGADLPAPTLLVMAISEFFVAWWWAIFGGIGGGLYTFFYFWKRSRKMQAIMDRIMLKLPIFGGLIKIASIARWSRTLATMFAAGVPLVEAFDSVAGAAGNDVYYVATKEIQREVTTGNSLTVAMQNTGVFPSMVLQMAAIGEEAGSLDSMLSKVADFYEAEVDDAVEALSSLMEPIIMVVLGTLIGGMVIAMYLPIFKMGQVV
- a CDS encoding HlyC/CorC family transporter, encoding MDDISLGALYGILLLLLLCSAFFSGSETSMMAINRYRLNSLIRKGNRSAKLVNHLLSKVDKLLGSILLGNTLLNVAAAAVTNIIILRLFGQNDWAILIGTLTLTFAIVVFSEIMPKIIAASYPERVALPASYVLTPLIKLFHPVVAIAGGIVKGMLWLMRIKIETDQSKQKMTLEELRGLVLDAEHFLPRKHQKMLLNLVDLERITVNDVMVPRNQIEALDINAEPAELRQQIITCHHTLLPVYADSPSNVIGILHLKRVPSLLLEASLDVDQLRALLKAPYFIPSDTPLLKQLQQFQERHRRLGLVVDEYGELLGLVTLENILEEIVGEFTTQSPAQTGKFLSQKDGSFLLEGSSSLRELNRKLGLHFPLDGAKTLNGLILEHLEDIPEAGTSLKIAGHPIEIIQMQDRIVKVARIFPAQPRNTDGGMDK